A genomic segment from Peromyscus maniculatus bairdii isolate BWxNUB_F1_BW_parent chromosome 11, HU_Pman_BW_mat_3.1, whole genome shotgun sequence encodes:
- the Il19 gene encoding interleukin-19, with protein MKAQCISCWLLGMALMLCSVHTRSLRRCLISVDMRLIEKSFQEIKRALQTKDTFQNVTILSTLENLRSIKPVDVCCVTSHLLTFYRDRVFKDHQETSPEVMRRISGIANSFLYMQRTLEQCARSQCHCSQEATNATRIIHDNYDQLEVSSAALKSLGELDIVLAWIDQNHRETSEA; from the exons ATGAAGGCCCAGTGCATTTCTTGCTGGCTCCTTGGCATGGCACTTATGCTCTGCTCCGTGCACACCCGCAGCCTCAGGAGATGTCTGATTTCTGTGGACATGCGCCTTATAGAAAAGAGTTTCCAGGAAATCAAAAGAGCCCTG CAAACTAAAGACACCTTCCAAAACGTCACCATCCTGTCCACACTGGAGAATCTGAGGAGCATTAAG CCTGTAGATGTCTGCTGCGTCACCAGCCACCTCCTGACCTTCTACAGAGACAGGGTGTTCAAGGACCATCAGGAGACAAGCCCCGAGGTCATGAGGAGGATCAGCGGCATTGCCAACTCTTTCCTCTACATGCAGAGAACTCTGGAGCAATGT GCCCGCAGTCAATgtcactgcagtcaggaagcCACCAACGCAACCAGAATCATCCACGACAACTACGATCAG ctggAGGTCTCATCTGCTGCCCTTAAGTCTCTAGGAGAGCTAGACATCGTTTTAGCCTGGATTGACCAGAATCATCGAGAGACTTCTGAGGCTTGA